One stretch of bacterium DNA includes these proteins:
- a CDS encoding acyltransferase: MEEQKKYFVHPSSYVDENVEIGDGTKIWHFCHILKNTKIGKNCILGQNVMAGPNVVIGNRCKIQNNVSVYEGVELEDDVFCGPSMVFTNVINPRAFIERKHEFKKTLVKKGATIGANATIVCGVTIGRYALVGAGAVVTRDVPDYALVVGVPAKQIGWVCKCGNTLKESKGEKLICSSCGSEYLEKDGTLIPVVEKV, encoded by the coding sequence ATGGAAGAACAAAAGAAATATTTTGTTCATCCATCCAGTTATGTTGATGAAAATGTAGAGATTGGTGATGGCACTAAAATATGGCATTTTTGCCACATTCTGAAAAACACCAAAATAGGCAAAAATTGTATACTTGGGCAAAATGTTATGGCTGGGCCTAATGTAGTTATTGGTAATAGGTGCAAAATTCAAAATAACGTTAGTGTATACGAAGGCGTAGAACTTGAGGACGACGTTTTTTGTGGTCCATCGATGGTTTTCACCAATGTGATAAATCCAAGGGCTTTTATAGAGAGAAAGCATGAGTTCAAAAAAACTTTGGTTAAAAAAGGGGCTACAATTGGCGCCAATGCAACTATTGTTTGCGGCGTGACGATTGGAAGGTATGCTTTGGTTGGTGCGGGTGCAGTGGTTACGAGGGATGTTCCTGACTACGCGCTTGTCGTTGGTGTTCCAGCTAAACAGATAGGGTGGGTTTGTAAGTGTGGAAATACCTTAAAAGAGAGCAAGGGTGAAAAATTAATTTGTAGCAGTTGCGGGAGTGAATATCTGGAAAAAGATGGAACTTTAATACCTGTTGTGGAAAAAGTTTGA
- a CDS encoding Gfo/Idh/MocA family oxidoreductase: protein MEVALIGIGYWGKNILRNLKELGALKCAYDSSPERVSQIKAQYPDLNFCGSIEDIWGEPSIRAVCIATPASTHYTLVKRALLAGKDVFVEKPLSLNTKEAEELIEIAEKNGRILMVGHILRYHPAILKLKELIDSGMLGRVNYIYSNRLNIGKLRSEENILWSFAPHDISVILYLISEEPSSVEAFGGDYVQKGIYDVTITHLEFSQGVKGHVFVSWLHPFKEQKLVVVGSTQMAVFDDLTEEKLFLYPHKIRFENSIPVAEKAERVVVQVEKAEPLKEELKHFLHCCEFRKRPWTDGNEGLRVLRVLEKAQESLNLKGRR from the coding sequence ATGGAAGTTGCTCTAATTGGTATAGGTTATTGGGGTAAGAATATTTTGAGGAATCTCAAAGAGCTTGGTGCTCTCAAGTGTGCGTATGACAGCTCACCCGAAAGAGTCTCTCAAATTAAAGCGCAATATCCAGATCTAAATTTTTGTGGCTCAATAGAAGATATCTGGGGAGAGCCCTCAATTAGAGCGGTCTGTATTGCCACTCCTGCTTCAACCCATTACACTCTGGTCAAAAGAGCACTTCTCGCAGGTAAAGATGTCTTTGTAGAAAAGCCTCTCTCCCTTAATACGAAAGAAGCAGAAGAACTTATCGAAATTGCAGAGAAAAATGGAAGAATTTTGATGGTTGGGCACATTTTGAGGTATCATCCTGCCATATTAAAGTTGAAAGAGTTGATTGATAGTGGCATGCTTGGAAGGGTTAACTATATTTACTCTAACAGGTTGAACATAGGTAAATTACGGAGTGAAGAAAATATTTTATGGAGCTTTGCCCCTCATGATATTTCGGTGATTTTATATCTCATAAGCGAGGAACCATCCTCTGTTGAAGCCTTTGGTGGAGATTATGTGCAGAAAGGTATATATGACGTGACCATCACTCATTTGGAGTTTTCTCAGGGAGTAAAGGGTCACGTTTTTGTAAGCTGGTTGCATCCTTTCAAAGAGCAGAAATTGGTTGTTGTTGGGTCAACTCAAATGGCGGTTTTTGACGATCTAACCGAGGAGAAGCTGTTCCTCTATCCTCACAAAATAAGGTTTGAAAATTCAATACCTGTGGCGGAAAAAGCGGAAAGGGTCGTAGTGCAGGTAGAAAAGGCTGAACCTTTGAAGGAAGAACTTAAGCATTTTTTACATTGTTGTGAGTTTAGAAAGAGGCCTTGGACCGATGGAAATGAGGGGTTAAGGGTTTTAAGAGTTCTTGAAAAAGCTCAGGAAAGTCTGAATTTAAAGGGGAGGAGATAA